A window of Flammeovirga kamogawensis genomic DNA:
GTAGACCTTATCTCCTATTGCAGGAATTTCTTTTGGTCCACAACTAACTACTAAAAATGTTAGTGAGAGCAAGTAAATGATTTGCTTTTTCATATTCTGCTAATTCTTTTAAATTTGATTTTTGAGAGATTCTACTGTGTCTTTACAAGTTATTGAGCGACTATACTCAGAACCTGAACTTTCTTTGCTCATTGCTACTCCATCATTTTGGAATGTCATTTGGCTACTTACCATCTTAGAAGCAGATGAATGTACTGCTGTTACACCAGATTTTAAGATAATTTCTTTCACATTCACAGGTAAAACCCCGCTTCCTGCCATTATCTCAATTCTGTCATCAGCTTGTTCTACTAGTGCTTTCAATTCTTCAACTCCTTCTAAAGCAGTCATTTTTGCTCCAGAAGTTAACACTCTATCAACACCTAACTCAATAAGATCTTCAAGAGCCTCTTTCATGTCTCTAGTCATATCAAAAGCTCTATGGAATGTTACACCCATAGGTTTTGCAGCTTCTACAAGAACTTTGCAACGTTCTTTATCAATTCTAGCATCTGATGTTAAAGCACCAATTACTACTCCATTCATACCAACACGTTTTGCCGTTCTGATATCCTGAAGCATTTCTGCAAATTCTAGATCTGTAAAAAAGAAGTCACCTCCTCTGGGTCTAATAATCGGATAAATATCAATCTGAACGTTTTCTCTTGCAGTAATCATCATCCCTTCACTTGGAGATGTCCCGCCTTCTAAACGTCCTCCACACAACTCTACTCTATCTGCTCCACCTTTCTCTGCGTTTATTGCAGAATCAACAGTATAAGAGCAAATTTCTAATGTCGTTTTCATCGTTAATCAATTAAAGGGAGAGTATGAATCAACTCTCCCAATGTTATTCTCTTCTTAAATCTTATTTGACGGAGGAGGTGTATTTACCCCCAACTCTTTATTAGGTTTATCAGACATTTCGAAGATT
This region includes:
- a CDS encoding copper homeostasis protein CutC — protein: MKTTLEICSYTVDSAINAEKGGADRVELCGGRLEGGTSPSEGMMITARENVQIDIYPIIRPRGGDFFFTDLEFAEMLQDIRTAKRVGMNGVVIGALTSDARIDKERCKVLVEAAKPMGVTFHRAFDMTRDMKEALEDLIELGVDRVLTSGAKMTALEGVEELKALVEQADDRIEIMAGSGVLPVNVKEIILKSGVTAVHSSASKMVSSQMTFQNDGVAMSKESSGSEYSRSITCKDTVESLKNQI